A region from the Acyrthosiphon pisum isolate AL4f chromosome A1, pea_aphid_22Mar2018_4r6ur, whole genome shotgun sequence genome encodes:
- the LOC100158916 gene encoding sodium-coupled neutral amino acid transporter 9 isoform X2, translating to MGRVSKKSFKRSSRPRAKSMITDCEIQPLLNTELSRTSIADNGFIFKYDSENSDLENNKAPTTQSKANELLYPYYLRSFSLDYDILNRPKFYRKLQPYIPLGDTITNEPYTQNSIITIFAIWNTIMGTSLLAMPWSVERAGLVMGLILMFVIAALCLYTSNRILKVQVLHGNDTGEVAQLSKKLLGPWAEVIAKLFSFIILLGANIVYWILMSNFLYYSVGYIHDLLFADENTGAFEFNTTNLICPNSADFVNATSDTTRQLTLYERIWDLNTTVPIFLVVIVAPLLNFRSATFFTKFNSLGTLAVLYLFIFVIIKSYSWGINMSAPTLEGLTDYSEFYKNTFPATSGMLTLSMFIHNIIITIMRNNENQKHNGRDLSIAFTLVLLTYLLIGITFYVCFPLAKSCIEDNFLNNFPRTDVFSIIARVFLFFQLLTVYPLISYMLRVQVFAALELSIYPSVLHVIALNCFVIFICILFAIFMPHIGTVIRFSGAICGFVYIYTLPTMLHLASQRRRNLLTFGSVIFHVSISLVGLANLIAQFFV from the exons ATGGGTCGAGTTTCTAAGAAATCGTTTAAAAGGTCCAGTAGACCCAGGGCCAAGTCTATGATTACGGATTGTGAAATCCAACCACTATTAAATACAGAATTGAGCAGAACAAGCATAGC agacaatggattcatatttaaatatgattcgGAAAACAgtgatttagaaaataataaagcaCCTACTACTCAGTCAAAGGCCAATGAATTACTATATCCGTATTACTTGAG atcTTTTAGTTTGGACTATGATATACTAAACAGGCCAAAGTTTTATCGAAAATTACAGCCTTACATTCCATTAGGCGATACT attaccAATGAGCCATACAcccaaaatagtataattaccat tttcGCAATATGGAACACAATAATGGGAACATCCCTATTGGCCATGCCTTGGAGCGTGGAACGTGCAGGACTAGTGATGGGGTTAATACTAATGTTCGTCATAGCTGCACTGTGCTTATACACGTCAAATCGCATTCTTAAGGTGCAAGTACTTCAcg gaaatgaCACCGGAGAGGTAGCACAATTGAGCAAAAAATTGCTGGGCCCTTGGGCCGAAGTCATAGCGAAACTATTCTCGTTCATCATTTTACTAGGTGCCAACATAGTGTACTGGATATTGATGtcgaattttttatattattctgtcGGATATATTCACG ATTTGCTCTTTGCGGACGAAAACACCGGGGCGTTTGAGTTCAACACTACTAACC TTATATGCCCAAACAGTGCGGACTTCGTAAATGCTACGTCCGACACGACCAGGCAGTTGACATTGTACGAACGAATTTGGGATCTCAATACGACGGTACCAATATTTCTCGTCGTGATCGTTGCTCCGCTATTGAACTTTAGATCAGCTACGTTTTTCACGAAGTTTAATTCTTTGG GAACTCTGGCTGTGCTGTATCTATTCATATTTGTCATAATAAAATCTTATAGTTGGGGAATAAATATGTCTGCTCCAACGCTAGAAGGATTAACAGATTATTCTGAATTCTATAAAAACACATTTCCTGCAACATCTGGAATGCTTACGTTATCGatgttcatacataatattatcattacaataatGAGAAACaatgaaaatcaaaaacacaac GGTCGTGATCTATCAATAGCATTCACTCTTGTCCTCCTAACGTATTTATTGATTGGAATTACTTTCTATGTGTGTTTTCCATTAGCTAAATCTTGCATCGAggat AACTTTTTAAACAACTTTCCTAGAACAGATGTCTTTAGCATTATTGCTAGAGTTTTTCTATTCTTTCAATTATTGACTGTCTACCCTCTGATATCATATATGCTACGAGTACAAGTGTTTGCAGCTCTTGAGCTATCAATATACCCAAGTGTTTTACACGTTATTGCACTTAATTGTTTTGTCATTttcatatgcatattatttgcaATCTTCATGCCACATATAGGAACAGTAATACG ATTTAGTGGAGCAATTTGTGGATTTGTCTACATATATACATTACCAACCATGTTACATTTGGCATCTCAGAGAAGACGCAATCTTTTAACATTTGGATCAGTCATTTTTCACGTTTCAATATCATTAGTTGGATTAGCTAATCTAATTGctcaattttttgtttga
- the LOC100158916 gene encoding sodium-coupled neutral amino acid transporter 9 isoform X1 codes for MGRVSKKSFKRSSRPRAKSMITDCEIQPLLNTELSRTSIADNGFIFKYDSENSDLENNKAPTTQSKANELLYPYYLRYARQSDTLLNTCSCSKSFSLDYDILNRPKFYRKLQPYIPLGDTITNEPYTQNSIITIFAIWNTIMGTSLLAMPWSVERAGLVMGLILMFVIAALCLYTSNRILKVQVLHGNDTGEVAQLSKKLLGPWAEVIAKLFSFIILLGANIVYWILMSNFLYYSVGYIHDLLFADENTGAFEFNTTNLICPNSADFVNATSDTTRQLTLYERIWDLNTTVPIFLVVIVAPLLNFRSATFFTKFNSLGTLAVLYLFIFVIIKSYSWGINMSAPTLEGLTDYSEFYKNTFPATSGMLTLSMFIHNIIITIMRNNENQKHNGRDLSIAFTLVLLTYLLIGITFYVCFPLAKSCIEDNFLNNFPRTDVFSIIARVFLFFQLLTVYPLISYMLRVQVFAALELSIYPSVLHVIALNCFVIFICILFAIFMPHIGTVIRFSGAICGFVYIYTLPTMLHLASQRRRNLLTFGSVIFHVSISLVGLANLIAQFFV; via the exons ATGGGTCGAGTTTCTAAGAAATCGTTTAAAAGGTCCAGTAGACCCAGGGCCAAGTCTATGATTACGGATTGTGAAATCCAACCACTATTAAATACAGAATTGAGCAGAACAAGCATAGC agacaatggattcatatttaaatatgattcgGAAAACAgtgatttagaaaataataaagcaCCTACTACTCAGTCAAAGGCCAATGAATTACTATATCCGTATTACTTGAGGTATGCTCGACAATCAGATACATTGTTAAATACATGTTCATGTTCTAA atcTTTTAGTTTGGACTATGATATACTAAACAGGCCAAAGTTTTATCGAAAATTACAGCCTTACATTCCATTAGGCGATACT attaccAATGAGCCATACAcccaaaatagtataattaccat tttcGCAATATGGAACACAATAATGGGAACATCCCTATTGGCCATGCCTTGGAGCGTGGAACGTGCAGGACTAGTGATGGGGTTAATACTAATGTTCGTCATAGCTGCACTGTGCTTATACACGTCAAATCGCATTCTTAAGGTGCAAGTACTTCAcg gaaatgaCACCGGAGAGGTAGCACAATTGAGCAAAAAATTGCTGGGCCCTTGGGCCGAAGTCATAGCGAAACTATTCTCGTTCATCATTTTACTAGGTGCCAACATAGTGTACTGGATATTGATGtcgaattttttatattattctgtcGGATATATTCACG ATTTGCTCTTTGCGGACGAAAACACCGGGGCGTTTGAGTTCAACACTACTAACC TTATATGCCCAAACAGTGCGGACTTCGTAAATGCTACGTCCGACACGACCAGGCAGTTGACATTGTACGAACGAATTTGGGATCTCAATACGACGGTACCAATATTTCTCGTCGTGATCGTTGCTCCGCTATTGAACTTTAGATCAGCTACGTTTTTCACGAAGTTTAATTCTTTGG GAACTCTGGCTGTGCTGTATCTATTCATATTTGTCATAATAAAATCTTATAGTTGGGGAATAAATATGTCTGCTCCAACGCTAGAAGGATTAACAGATTATTCTGAATTCTATAAAAACACATTTCCTGCAACATCTGGAATGCTTACGTTATCGatgttcatacataatattatcattacaataatGAGAAACaatgaaaatcaaaaacacaac GGTCGTGATCTATCAATAGCATTCACTCTTGTCCTCCTAACGTATTTATTGATTGGAATTACTTTCTATGTGTGTTTTCCATTAGCTAAATCTTGCATCGAggat AACTTTTTAAACAACTTTCCTAGAACAGATGTCTTTAGCATTATTGCTAGAGTTTTTCTATTCTTTCAATTATTGACTGTCTACCCTCTGATATCATATATGCTACGAGTACAAGTGTTTGCAGCTCTTGAGCTATCAATATACCCAAGTGTTTTACACGTTATTGCACTTAATTGTTTTGTCATTttcatatgcatattatttgcaATCTTCATGCCACATATAGGAACAGTAATACG ATTTAGTGGAGCAATTTGTGGATTTGTCTACATATATACATTACCAACCATGTTACATTTGGCATCTCAGAGAAGACGCAATCTTTTAACATTTGGATCAGTCATTTTTCACGTTTCAATATCATTAGTTGGATTAGCTAATCTAATTGctcaattttttgtttga
- the LOC100169163 gene encoding uncharacterized protein LOC100169163 isoform X1, with protein MSSDFPIDINQSFENVQSVNSNRSLRGLFLVGLTGGISIALSVICYPFISPALRKVCLPYVPATNLQIQNVLNVIKGRKGKLVDLGSGDGRIVMNTAKAGFESVGVELNFWLVMYSRLVAMKSKIKPSPKFIRTDLWKYHLGPFTNVVIFGVEEMMLDLEKKFSEELSEGTVIVACRFPLPNLEPYLVIGTGIDRVWAYRISKTKP; from the exons atgtCCAGTGATTTTCCTATTGACATAAATCAATCATTTGAAAATGTGCAGTCAGTTAATAGTAATAGAAGCCTTAGAGGATTGTTTTTAGTGGGATTAACTG GTGGTATTTCCATTGCGTTGAGCGTAATTTGTTATCCATTCATATCTCCAGCTTTGAGGAAAGTATGTTTACCATATGTCCCAGCTACCAACTTACAAATCCAAAACGTTCTGAATGTAATCAAAGGACGAAAAGGGAAATTAGTGGACTTAGGCAGTGGCGATGGGAGAata gttatgAATACAGCAAAAGCAGGATTTGAATCAGTTGGTGTAGAGTTGAATTTTTGGTTAGTGATGTATTCACGTTTGGTAGCCatgaaatctaaaattaaacctTCTCCAAAATTTATTCGAACAGATTTGTGGAAATATCACTTAGGACCTTTCACAAATGTTGTAATATTTGGTGTTGAAGAAAtg ATGTTGGATCTTGAAAAAAAGTTCTCCGAGGAATTGTCTGAAGGAACAGTAATAGTTGCTTGTCGCTTTCCGCTCCCAAATTTGGAACCTTATTTAGTCATTGGCACAGGAATTGACAGAGTTTGGGCTTACAGAATATCTAAGACCAAACCATAA